Proteins found in one Nymphalis io chromosome 4, ilAglIoxx1.1, whole genome shotgun sequence genomic segment:
- the LOC126781823 gene encoding sorting nexin-25 isoform X3, with translation MLKCLIYVFAPICLSLIYYFPFILSLTYIVLLSACCVLGVFVLTLWGHLALSSPHQTSLFLLDNIEKEARILDTAIREEQSNWIYLAKKPHLPVIFGRTVDSQLQLLIDYFLRDFVTRWLKELSYKPEPVIDKFKEHIWSAVQTLYERLLKVDAEKLLANDIVTKITQHFERIRIARSCALELNQAPVFALASHLMSSDTELHYLRQISDLIVMFLMPRCYSLSPVSYLVREILACKILQPAIDLITEPDYINQKIMQYLEAQKEVDAMHIRTHEYAKTFEDYIRLINNCNNVDTLKRLRYDIVTQIMQATTLQNIKRAKGVDVDVIEKTGNQHNVSRQQVTDAKKLKRYIDQLTIAKAECEEALRKLGWDGAFPAVESDNKAMPLDQVMESVTGRRYLSMFLETLCSQGLVGFWSAVEELRHSARSSWHQLGAEIFYTYIRSPSAEIKVDKDTRKRMEAFLLGDKGPEVFYEVQETVVDTIQEKYYHSFLLSDQYKALIAELATEEANQELCSERSPIEDRQLSNESVSSAESAGTVHLTEHSTYARRKLDQLQERHNNKTQALAALRASLKPESPALAMLANEVERLAGEQMRLEAHLARTDTWAEHLGRWRATVHSAEIIDESKPPQFVIVVHMAEQEPTNADEKPEQISTGWVLLRTLNEFQELHRKLRPMCSELKNLELPSNSFKFIFGKNDKNSLDKAKTLIQKYLEFVLEDDRLNQSEALYTFLNPSSEYLKQGDLPKKNKFSFSTLFKSTSSDATARSSQEKEAFTHMPADEDEISLYLDGNGGDAASKNMNNSMRGTAPIGEERDSIAEPLYALLSEVFDMRGVFRWLRKTLVTFVQITYGRTINRQIKETISWLFSEQMLHYYTGIVLKSWWPGGVLSETTSNRNIRDKEHTRTLARQALGECVCGALSSLVGAHAAARGAHKLFHTLQHPTHNKQLFYEIFELVLLEVFPELKRYQ, from the exons ATGTTAAAATGTCTCATATATGTTTTTGCTCCTATTTGTTTATCTTTGATATATTACTTCCCTTTTATATTAAGTCTGACGTATATAGTACTTCTTAGTGCGTGTTGTGTATTGGGAGTATTTGTATTAACTCTTTGGGGTCATCTTGCGCTCTCTTCGCCTCACCAAACATCTTTATTTTTACTGGATAACATTGAAAAGGAAGCTCGAATATTGGATACTGCAATACGT GAGGAACAAAGTAACTGGATTTATTTAGCTAAAAAGCCTCACTTGCCAGTCATCTTTGGCCGAACAGTAGATAgtcaattacaattattaattgacTATTTTCTCAGAGATTTTGTGACACGTTGGCTGAAAGAACTCTCTTATAAGCCAGAGCCAGTGATAGATAAGTTTAAAGAACATATTTGGAGTGCTGTTCAAACTCTGTATGAACGTCTTTTAAAAGTTGATGCCGAAAAACTACTGGCAAATGATATTGTCACAAAAATAACACAGCATTTTGAACGCATTAGGATAGCAAGAAGTTGCGC GTTGGAATTAAATCAAGCTCCTGTTTTTGCATTGGCATCACACTTGATGTCTAGTGATACTGAACTGCACTACCTGCGTCAGATCAGCGATCTGATTGTCATGTTTTTAATGCCACGTTGTTATTCACTGTCTCCTGTTTCATATCTTGTCAGAGAGATATTAGCATGTAAAA TTCTTCAGCCTGCAATTGATCTCATTACTGAACctgattatataaatcaaaagatAATGCAATATCTCGAAGCCCAAAAAGAAGTAGACGCCATGCATATAAGAACACATGAGTATGCCAAAACATTTGAAGACTATATCAGACTTATTAACAACTGCAATAATGTGGATACACTGAAACGTTTAAG ATACGACATCGTTACACAAATAATGCAAGCAACAacattacaaaacataaaaagagCAAAGGGAGTAGACGTCGATGTGATTGAAAAAACTGGAAACCAGCACAATGTTAGCAGGCAACAAGTAACTGATGCTAAGAAGTTGAAGAGATACATCGACCAATTGACTATAGCTAAGGCTGAGTGCGAGGAGGCACTACGAAAACTAGGCTGGGATGGAGCTTTTCCAGCTGTGGAGTCAGATAACAAG GCAATGCCTCTGGATCAAGTAATGGAAAGCGTTACTGGTCGACGATATCTCTCAATGTTCCTAGAGACACTGTGTTCGCAAGGATTGGTTGGTTTCTGGTCAGCAGTGGAGGAGTTACGTCACAGCGCTAGAAGCAGTTGGCATCAGCTCGGagctgaaatattttatacttatataaggTCACCTAGTGCTGAAATTAAAGTAGACAAA GATACTAGAAAAAGAATGGAAGCGTTTCTATTGGGTGATAAAGGACCGGAAGTATTCTATGAAGTACAAGAGACGGTAGTAGACACAATCCAAGAGAAGTATTATCATTCATTTTTGCTAAGTGACCAGTATAAAGCTCTTATCGCAGAACTTGCAACTGAAGAGGCTAATCAAG AACTGTGTTCAGAAAGGTCTCCAATTGAAGACCGTCAGCTGTCGAACGAATCGGTCTCGTCAGCGGAAAGCGCGGGGACCGTTCACCTTACAGAACATTCCACGTACGCGAGACGAAAGTTAGACCAGCTGCAAGAGAGACACAACAATAAAACGcag GCGTTAGCGGCTCTACGAGCGTCGCTGAAGCCAGAATCTCCGGCGCTAGCGATGTTGGCGAACGAAGTGGAGCGGTTAGCGGGTGAGCAGATGCGGTTGGAGGCTCACTTGGCGAGAACGGACACCTGGGCGGAACACCTGGGCAGGTGGCGGGCTACGGTCCATAGCGCTGAG ATTATAGACGAATCGAAGCCACCTCAGTTCGTAATAGTAGTTCACATGGCGGAGCAGGAACCTACGAACGCGGATGAGAAACCAGAGCAGATCTCGACAGGCTGGGTACTGCTAAGGACACTCAATGAATTCCAG gAATTACATAGAAAGTTAAGACCTATGTGTtcagaattaaaaaatttagaacTGCCATcgaattcttttaaatttatttttggaaaGAATGATAAAAACTCTCTAGATAAAGCCAAGACTcttattcaaaagtatttagaa ttcGTCTTAGAGGACGATAGATTAAACCAAAGTGAAGCTTTATATACATTCCTTAATCCTAGTTCAGAGTACCTGAAACAAGGTGATCtaccaaagaaaaataaattttcgttctctacattatttaaaag TACAAGTAGTGACGCGACAGCTAGATCGTCACAAGAGAAGGAAGCTTTTACTCATATGCCTGCTGATGAAGATGAAATATCCTTGTACTTAGACGGGAATGGGGGTGACGCGGCCAGTAAGAATATGAATAATTCAATGCGTG GGACTGCCCCCATCGGCGAAGAGCGGGACAGCATCGCGGAGCCGCTGTACGCGCTGCTCAGCGAGGTGTTCGACATGCGCGGAGTGTTCCGCTGGCTGCGGAAGACGCTCGTCACCTTCGTACAGATCACGTACGGCCGGACCATCAACCG gcaaATCAAGGAGACAATATCGTGGTTATTCTCGGAACAAATGCTGCACTACTACACCGGTATAGTGCTGAAGTCGTGGTGGCCGGGCGGGGTACTGAGCGAAACCACCTCCAACAGAAACATCAGAGACAAGG AGCACACGCGCACGCTGGCGCGGCAGGCGCTGGGCGAGTGCGTGTGCGGCGCGCTGTCGTCGCTGGTGGGCGCGCACGCGGCCGCGCGCGGCGCGCACAAGCTGTTCCACACGCTGCAGCACCCCACGCACAACAAGCAGCTCTTCTAC GAAATCTTCGAGCTTGTTCTTCTAGAAGTTTTTCCGGAGCTTAAACGCTATCAATAA
- the LOC126781823 gene encoding sorting nexin-25 isoform X4, with protein MLKCLIYVFAPICLSLIYYFPFILSLTYIVLLSACCVLGVFVLTLWGHLALSSPHQTSLFLLDNIEKEARILDTAIREEQSNWIYLAKKPHLPVIFGRTVDSQLQLLIDYFLRDFVTRWLKELSYKPEPVIDKFKEHIWSAVQTLYERLLKVDAEKLLANDIVTKITQHFERIRIARSCALELNQAPVFALASHLMSSDTELHYLRQISDLIVMFLMPRCYSLSPVSYLVREILACKILQPAIDLITEPDYINQKIMQYLEAQKEVDAMHIRTHEYAKTFEDYIRLINNCNNVDTLKRLRYDIVTQIMQATTLQNIKRAKGVDVDVIEKTGNQHNVSRQQVTDAKKLKRYIDQLTIAKAECEEALRKLGWDGAFPAVESDNKAMPLDQVMESVTGRRYLSMFLETLCSQGLVGFWSAVEELRHSARSSWHQLGAEIFYTYIRSPSAEIKVDKDTRKRMEAFLLGDKGPEVFYEVQETVVDTIQEKYYHSFLLSDQYKALIAELATEEANQELCSERSPIEDRQLSNESVSSAESAGTVHLTEHSTYARRKLDQLQERHNNKTQALAALRASLKPESPALAMLANEVERLAGEQMRLEAHLARTDTWAEHLGRWRATVHSAEIIDESKPPQFVIVVHMAEQEPTNADEKPEQISTGWVLLRTLNEFQELHRKLRPMCSELKNLELPSNSFKFIFGKNDKNSLDKAKTLIQKYLEFVLEDDRLNQSEALYTFLNPSSEYLKQGDLPKKNKFSFSTLFKSTSSDATARSSQEKEAFTHMPADEDEISLYLDGNGGDAASKNMNNSMRGTAPIGEERDSIAEPLYALLSEVFDMRGVFRWLRKTLVTFVQITYGRTINRQIKETISWLFSEQMLHYYTGIVLKSWWPGGVLSETTSNRNIRDKEHTRTLARQALGECVCGALSSLVGAHAAARGAHKLFHTLQHPTHNKQLFYVSTGGGYVGLAGVQVA; from the exons ATGTTAAAATGTCTCATATATGTTTTTGCTCCTATTTGTTTATCTTTGATATATTACTTCCCTTTTATATTAAGTCTGACGTATATAGTACTTCTTAGTGCGTGTTGTGTATTGGGAGTATTTGTATTAACTCTTTGGGGTCATCTTGCGCTCTCTTCGCCTCACCAAACATCTTTATTTTTACTGGATAACATTGAAAAGGAAGCTCGAATATTGGATACTGCAATACGT GAGGAACAAAGTAACTGGATTTATTTAGCTAAAAAGCCTCACTTGCCAGTCATCTTTGGCCGAACAGTAGATAgtcaattacaattattaattgacTATTTTCTCAGAGATTTTGTGACACGTTGGCTGAAAGAACTCTCTTATAAGCCAGAGCCAGTGATAGATAAGTTTAAAGAACATATTTGGAGTGCTGTTCAAACTCTGTATGAACGTCTTTTAAAAGTTGATGCCGAAAAACTACTGGCAAATGATATTGTCACAAAAATAACACAGCATTTTGAACGCATTAGGATAGCAAGAAGTTGCGC GTTGGAATTAAATCAAGCTCCTGTTTTTGCATTGGCATCACACTTGATGTCTAGTGATACTGAACTGCACTACCTGCGTCAGATCAGCGATCTGATTGTCATGTTTTTAATGCCACGTTGTTATTCACTGTCTCCTGTTTCATATCTTGTCAGAGAGATATTAGCATGTAAAA TTCTTCAGCCTGCAATTGATCTCATTACTGAACctgattatataaatcaaaagatAATGCAATATCTCGAAGCCCAAAAAGAAGTAGACGCCATGCATATAAGAACACATGAGTATGCCAAAACATTTGAAGACTATATCAGACTTATTAACAACTGCAATAATGTGGATACACTGAAACGTTTAAG ATACGACATCGTTACACAAATAATGCAAGCAACAacattacaaaacataaaaagagCAAAGGGAGTAGACGTCGATGTGATTGAAAAAACTGGAAACCAGCACAATGTTAGCAGGCAACAAGTAACTGATGCTAAGAAGTTGAAGAGATACATCGACCAATTGACTATAGCTAAGGCTGAGTGCGAGGAGGCACTACGAAAACTAGGCTGGGATGGAGCTTTTCCAGCTGTGGAGTCAGATAACAAG GCAATGCCTCTGGATCAAGTAATGGAAAGCGTTACTGGTCGACGATATCTCTCAATGTTCCTAGAGACACTGTGTTCGCAAGGATTGGTTGGTTTCTGGTCAGCAGTGGAGGAGTTACGTCACAGCGCTAGAAGCAGTTGGCATCAGCTCGGagctgaaatattttatacttatataaggTCACCTAGTGCTGAAATTAAAGTAGACAAA GATACTAGAAAAAGAATGGAAGCGTTTCTATTGGGTGATAAAGGACCGGAAGTATTCTATGAAGTACAAGAGACGGTAGTAGACACAATCCAAGAGAAGTATTATCATTCATTTTTGCTAAGTGACCAGTATAAAGCTCTTATCGCAGAACTTGCAACTGAAGAGGCTAATCAAG AACTGTGTTCAGAAAGGTCTCCAATTGAAGACCGTCAGCTGTCGAACGAATCGGTCTCGTCAGCGGAAAGCGCGGGGACCGTTCACCTTACAGAACATTCCACGTACGCGAGACGAAAGTTAGACCAGCTGCAAGAGAGACACAACAATAAAACGcag GCGTTAGCGGCTCTACGAGCGTCGCTGAAGCCAGAATCTCCGGCGCTAGCGATGTTGGCGAACGAAGTGGAGCGGTTAGCGGGTGAGCAGATGCGGTTGGAGGCTCACTTGGCGAGAACGGACACCTGGGCGGAACACCTGGGCAGGTGGCGGGCTACGGTCCATAGCGCTGAG ATTATAGACGAATCGAAGCCACCTCAGTTCGTAATAGTAGTTCACATGGCGGAGCAGGAACCTACGAACGCGGATGAGAAACCAGAGCAGATCTCGACAGGCTGGGTACTGCTAAGGACACTCAATGAATTCCAG gAATTACATAGAAAGTTAAGACCTATGTGTtcagaattaaaaaatttagaacTGCCATcgaattcttttaaatttatttttggaaaGAATGATAAAAACTCTCTAGATAAAGCCAAGACTcttattcaaaagtatttagaa ttcGTCTTAGAGGACGATAGATTAAACCAAAGTGAAGCTTTATATACATTCCTTAATCCTAGTTCAGAGTACCTGAAACAAGGTGATCtaccaaagaaaaataaattttcgttctctacattatttaaaag TACAAGTAGTGACGCGACAGCTAGATCGTCACAAGAGAAGGAAGCTTTTACTCATATGCCTGCTGATGAAGATGAAATATCCTTGTACTTAGACGGGAATGGGGGTGACGCGGCCAGTAAGAATATGAATAATTCAATGCGTG GGACTGCCCCCATCGGCGAAGAGCGGGACAGCATCGCGGAGCCGCTGTACGCGCTGCTCAGCGAGGTGTTCGACATGCGCGGAGTGTTCCGCTGGCTGCGGAAGACGCTCGTCACCTTCGTACAGATCACGTACGGCCGGACCATCAACCG gcaaATCAAGGAGACAATATCGTGGTTATTCTCGGAACAAATGCTGCACTACTACACCGGTATAGTGCTGAAGTCGTGGTGGCCGGGCGGGGTACTGAGCGAAACCACCTCCAACAGAAACATCAGAGACAAGG AGCACACGCGCACGCTGGCGCGGCAGGCGCTGGGCGAGTGCGTGTGCGGCGCGCTGTCGTCGCTGGTGGGCGCGCACGCGGCCGCGCGCGGCGCGCACAAGCTGTTCCACACGCTGCAGCACCCCACGCACAACAAGCAGCTCTTCTACGTGAGTACG gggggggggtatgtgggactcgccggtgtccaagtcGCCTAG
- the LOC126781823 gene encoding sorting nexin-25 isoform X1 → MLKCLIYVFAPICLSLIYYFPFILSLTYIVLLSACCVLGVFVLTLWGHLALSSPHQTSLFLLDNIEKEARILDTAIREEQSNWIYLAKKPHLPVIFGRTVDSQLQLLIDYFLRDFVTRWLKELSYKPEPVIDKFKEHIWSAVQTLYERLLKVDAEKLLANDIVTKITQHFERIRIARSCALELNQAPVFALASHLMSSDTELHYLRQISDLIVMFLMPRCYSLSPVSYLVREILACKILQPAIDLITEPDYINQKIMQYLEAQKEVDAMHIRTHEYAKTFEDYIRLINNCNNVDTLKRLRYDIVTQIMQATTLQNIKRAKGVDVDVIEKTGNQHNVSRQQVTDAKKLKRYIDQLTIAKAECEEALRKLGWDGAFPAVESDNKAMPLDQVMESVTGRRYLSMFLETLCSQGLVGFWSAVEELRHSARSSWHQLGAEIFYTYIRSPSAEIKVDKDTRKRMEAFLLGDKGPEVFYEVQETVVDTIQEKYYHSFLLSDQYKALIAELATEEANQELCSERSPIEDRQLSNESVSSAESAGTVHLTEHSTYARRKLDQLQERHNNKTQALAALRASLKPESPALAMLANEVERLAGEQMRLEAHLARTDTWAEHLGRWRATVHSAEIIDESKPPQFVIVVHMAEQEPTNADEKPEQISTGWVLLRTLNEFQELHRKLRPMCSELKNLELPSNSFKFIFGKNDKNSLDKAKTLIQKYLEFVLEDDRLNQSEALYTFLNPSSEYLKQGDLPKKNKFSFSTLFKSTSSDATARSSQEKEAFTHMPADEDEISLYLDGNGGDAASKNMNNSMRGTAPIGEERDSIAEPLYALLSEVFDMRGVFRWLRKTLVTFVQITYGRTINRQIKETISWLFSEQMLHYYTGIVLKSWWPGGVLSETTSNRNIRDKGKETKITRGADPDEEQNRRDVMHYNSSFFFFLCLSTTGGWPSAQRSFRGLAPSEIVFPRWRSSSIRGCCATRTFFLLPAHRLPST, encoded by the exons ATGTTAAAATGTCTCATATATGTTTTTGCTCCTATTTGTTTATCTTTGATATATTACTTCCCTTTTATATTAAGTCTGACGTATATAGTACTTCTTAGTGCGTGTTGTGTATTGGGAGTATTTGTATTAACTCTTTGGGGTCATCTTGCGCTCTCTTCGCCTCACCAAACATCTTTATTTTTACTGGATAACATTGAAAAGGAAGCTCGAATATTGGATACTGCAATACGT GAGGAACAAAGTAACTGGATTTATTTAGCTAAAAAGCCTCACTTGCCAGTCATCTTTGGCCGAACAGTAGATAgtcaattacaattattaattgacTATTTTCTCAGAGATTTTGTGACACGTTGGCTGAAAGAACTCTCTTATAAGCCAGAGCCAGTGATAGATAAGTTTAAAGAACATATTTGGAGTGCTGTTCAAACTCTGTATGAACGTCTTTTAAAAGTTGATGCCGAAAAACTACTGGCAAATGATATTGTCACAAAAATAACACAGCATTTTGAACGCATTAGGATAGCAAGAAGTTGCGC GTTGGAATTAAATCAAGCTCCTGTTTTTGCATTGGCATCACACTTGATGTCTAGTGATACTGAACTGCACTACCTGCGTCAGATCAGCGATCTGATTGTCATGTTTTTAATGCCACGTTGTTATTCACTGTCTCCTGTTTCATATCTTGTCAGAGAGATATTAGCATGTAAAA TTCTTCAGCCTGCAATTGATCTCATTACTGAACctgattatataaatcaaaagatAATGCAATATCTCGAAGCCCAAAAAGAAGTAGACGCCATGCATATAAGAACACATGAGTATGCCAAAACATTTGAAGACTATATCAGACTTATTAACAACTGCAATAATGTGGATACACTGAAACGTTTAAG ATACGACATCGTTACACAAATAATGCAAGCAACAacattacaaaacataaaaagagCAAAGGGAGTAGACGTCGATGTGATTGAAAAAACTGGAAACCAGCACAATGTTAGCAGGCAACAAGTAACTGATGCTAAGAAGTTGAAGAGATACATCGACCAATTGACTATAGCTAAGGCTGAGTGCGAGGAGGCACTACGAAAACTAGGCTGGGATGGAGCTTTTCCAGCTGTGGAGTCAGATAACAAG GCAATGCCTCTGGATCAAGTAATGGAAAGCGTTACTGGTCGACGATATCTCTCAATGTTCCTAGAGACACTGTGTTCGCAAGGATTGGTTGGTTTCTGGTCAGCAGTGGAGGAGTTACGTCACAGCGCTAGAAGCAGTTGGCATCAGCTCGGagctgaaatattttatacttatataaggTCACCTAGTGCTGAAATTAAAGTAGACAAA GATACTAGAAAAAGAATGGAAGCGTTTCTATTGGGTGATAAAGGACCGGAAGTATTCTATGAAGTACAAGAGACGGTAGTAGACACAATCCAAGAGAAGTATTATCATTCATTTTTGCTAAGTGACCAGTATAAAGCTCTTATCGCAGAACTTGCAACTGAAGAGGCTAATCAAG AACTGTGTTCAGAAAGGTCTCCAATTGAAGACCGTCAGCTGTCGAACGAATCGGTCTCGTCAGCGGAAAGCGCGGGGACCGTTCACCTTACAGAACATTCCACGTACGCGAGACGAAAGTTAGACCAGCTGCAAGAGAGACACAACAATAAAACGcag GCGTTAGCGGCTCTACGAGCGTCGCTGAAGCCAGAATCTCCGGCGCTAGCGATGTTGGCGAACGAAGTGGAGCGGTTAGCGGGTGAGCAGATGCGGTTGGAGGCTCACTTGGCGAGAACGGACACCTGGGCGGAACACCTGGGCAGGTGGCGGGCTACGGTCCATAGCGCTGAG ATTATAGACGAATCGAAGCCACCTCAGTTCGTAATAGTAGTTCACATGGCGGAGCAGGAACCTACGAACGCGGATGAGAAACCAGAGCAGATCTCGACAGGCTGGGTACTGCTAAGGACACTCAATGAATTCCAG gAATTACATAGAAAGTTAAGACCTATGTGTtcagaattaaaaaatttagaacTGCCATcgaattcttttaaatttatttttggaaaGAATGATAAAAACTCTCTAGATAAAGCCAAGACTcttattcaaaagtatttagaa ttcGTCTTAGAGGACGATAGATTAAACCAAAGTGAAGCTTTATATACATTCCTTAATCCTAGTTCAGAGTACCTGAAACAAGGTGATCtaccaaagaaaaataaattttcgttctctacattatttaaaag TACAAGTAGTGACGCGACAGCTAGATCGTCACAAGAGAAGGAAGCTTTTACTCATATGCCTGCTGATGAAGATGAAATATCCTTGTACTTAGACGGGAATGGGGGTGACGCGGCCAGTAAGAATATGAATAATTCAATGCGTG GGACTGCCCCCATCGGCGAAGAGCGGGACAGCATCGCGGAGCCGCTGTACGCGCTGCTCAGCGAGGTGTTCGACATGCGCGGAGTGTTCCGCTGGCTGCGGAAGACGCTCGTCACCTTCGTACAGATCACGTACGGCCGGACCATCAACCG gcaaATCAAGGAGACAATATCGTGGTTATTCTCGGAACAAATGCTGCACTACTACACCGGTATAGTGCTGAAGTCGTGGTGGCCGGGCGGGGTACTGAGCGAAACCACCTCCAACAGAAACATCAGAGACAAGGGTAAGGAAACGAAGATCACCCGCGGCGCCGACCCGGACGAAGAGCAAAACAGGAGGGATGTAATGCATTATAATTCtagcttcttcttcttcttgtgcCTCTCCACTACTGGAGGTTGGCCGTCAGCTCAGCGAAGTTTTCGCGGTCTCGCGCCAAGCGAAATAGTTTTTCCACGCTGGCGATCTTCGTCCATTCGCGGATGTTGCGCAACCAGGACTTTTTTTCTTCTTCCAGCGCATCGTTTGCCCTCTACTTAA